The proteins below come from a single Streptomyces tubercidicus genomic window:
- a CDS encoding DCL family protein encodes MPEFWIGHRRYRTKGEAKEAVRAVLYRYPMGSIVDQEGDHQLLLDLLDKHHEAEDKVGPGIDAFAIAPPQRGPYPGFEVLRTDGSRIDFSYQTCLSRPTYRQQVMNVMRDEVKTHVNTYFEARKEAGSLTSDQSGVHLNSSNTAVSYFRGPSFVVIAEEFAGTVGGWEAIEMTPSTEPGLGRFRDRQLAQQWCSHHQERAVLGLLSSQENQRRPRR; translated from the coding sequence ATGCCTGAATTTTGGATTGGGCATCGACGGTATCGGACGAAGGGGGAGGCGAAGGAGGCCGTGCGCGCAGTGCTGTACCGGTACCCCATGGGAAGCATCGTGGACCAGGAGGGCGACCATCAGCTGCTGCTGGACCTTCTCGACAAGCATCATGAAGCGGAAGACAAGGTCGGCCCCGGCATTGATGCGTTTGCGATCGCTCCGCCGCAGCGAGGCCCGTATCCGGGATTCGAGGTGCTTCGTACGGACGGGAGCCGCATCGACTTCTCGTACCAGACCTGCCTGAGTCGCCCTACCTACCGCCAACAGGTCATGAACGTCATGCGAGACGAGGTTAAGACTCACGTCAACACCTACTTCGAGGCTCGAAAGGAAGCTGGCTCGTTAACCTCGGACCAGTCCGGCGTGCATCTGAATAGCAGCAACACGGCTGTCAGCTACTTCCGCGGACCCTCGTTTGTCGTCATCGCAGAGGAGTTCGCCGGGACGGTCGGCGGGTGGGAGGCGATTGAAATGACCCCGTCGACGGAGCCCGGTCTCGGAAGGTTCAGGGATCGCCAGTTGGCTCAACAATGGTGCAGCCACCATCAGGAGCGTGCTGTGCTTGGACTTCTCTCGTCGCAGGAGAACCAAAGACGTCCTCGCAGATAG
- a CDS encoding helix-turn-helix domain-containing protein: MDQKMWTVPALANFLGKPTSWVYDNHEKQAIPSFRVGQQLRFWPNEIMTWLEENCREQGVA; the protein is encoded by the coding sequence ATGGATCAAAAAATGTGGACCGTGCCGGCTCTGGCGAACTTTCTCGGAAAGCCCACTTCCTGGGTTTACGACAATCACGAGAAGCAGGCCATCCCCAGCTTCCGTGTGGGCCAACAACTGCGGTTCTGGCCCAACGAGATCATGACCTGGCTGGAAGAGAATTGCCGCGAACAGGGGGTCGCATGA